A genomic segment from Kyrpidia tusciae DSM 2912 encodes:
- a CDS encoding DUF3320 domain-containing protein: MEEQALIEFKLVYCKTVNYALQQNRIPVIREVYIRNLSSRDLHGVTVCIRNTGGFADEWSTSFDLIPAGESIVLGPVDLRVSPGVLAELTERLAEELQVSVLQGETVLHIESFPIDLLAFDEWGGLTALPEMISAFVTPNHPEVRRLIRTPADILGQWISSPSFDGYQSQDPNRARMQVAAIYHTIQKEGFTYAVLPPSFQESGQRVRLPDTMSTYRMGNCLDITLLFAACLEAAGLHPLIVFVQGHAFVGAWLVKETFPESVQDDISLLRKRLADGVGEICVVESTALTSKPPVPFEQAERLAQIHLMEEEKFVCFVDVARSRADGIRPLPLRVKTDAGWTVEEDTVQENVEFAVPRMIDIFKTPVENDQGVHPKQREWERRLLDLSLRNLLLNFRGKKSTIPLLISELDVLEDVLSQGREFELHPVPGFVTENPQNPQHFRQIQPGSQLAQIVQQELEHGRLRADLSEVDLKDRCVHIYRSAKLSLEEHGANTLYLALGFLKWFETDVSEKPRYAPMVMVPIDIVRKHRGVGFTVRRRDEETQFNITLLELMKQDHGIVIEGLDPLPRDESGIHLRKVFTHVRQMVMNKRRWDVEERACIGLFSFGQFVMWNDLRNRTADLVKNPVVASLMSGKLEWQPLGVFDRPDRLEDTYSPDQLFVPIGADASQFRAVAAAHEGESFVLHGPPGTGKSQTITNIIADALAQGKTVLFVAAKMAALTVVQRRLSELGLGPFCLELHSTKNNKRAVLDQLRVALEQGKVRSEVEWQEEAERLGKMRAELSRHARALHRKHSHGLSIYDAITLFDRDRNAPDVVHVDGRLVDRMSVDQMQAYLDAANELRIAGEVCGGPWDHPLKEIQRADYSAVLKSQAEDALRHLEQTLDACKSALHDLVRALDWNGAPSLALEEAELLHRLCTVLLDAPEVSAQFITSGDWKNLVENLRRVSEHGVNRDSLRADVYKDYFPEVLEFDAASVLREWQEAGRLGWMSRTLRRARIAKRVKPFLAKGGKPDKNRLERDLMKIVHLQEEERAVREWGAKYSELLGANLWNDGEADWEAVRGVARWREKLARIFDAFAAQPSGGVGLQEGVGRLFRDGTQAFLEQQGSTLKNFMAVKEELEQSRQRVFELLQIDLSEDLGRGERADWIRPLQQKTRTWLGNIGGLREWCTFRKVRNKLVDMGLASLVQAYENGTLQNDQIVPSFRRALYKACVESMLHRTPELAEFSSQLFEERIGRFTRMVDQYEDLTRQEIAARLARLIPNPGEKVHNSSELGVLMRAIRGHGRGVSLRNLFGQIPNVLNRVCPCMLMSPISVAQYLDPAAPPFDLVIFDEASQVPTCEAVGAMARGRNVIVVGDPNQLPPTSFFTSTNRDSEDKDLSEDLESVLDDCLAIGMPQGFLLWHYRSRREGLISFSNRHYYDNKLLTFPSPDELVPSVKRVHVDGFYDRGRTKQNRAEAVAVVDEILRRLRDPELRKHSIGVVTFNLPQKNLIEDLLDEAFAREPDLESVAAGMHEPLLIKNLENVQGDERDVILFSIGYGPDETGHVTMNFGPLNREGGWRRLNVAVSRAREEMIVFSTLRPEHMEGSRIHSRGVAGLKAFLEYAERGRTALALPVTSQARLADGLERNVAERLRGLGYSVHEHVGTSGFRVDLAIVDPRDPGRYLLGILADGHTYHRADMTRDREVLRPRMLNQLGWNIYRIWSMDWWENLDMVLQGIQQAIREAETKTRQPGATRVQQTDEPAKGKNGQLQPATFDAPISRQESDPGRAINQQSSSALADPVLRTTKGKFAVYQPVVLERVPFTIDDFFAESNTRLIKEQLSKVIEGEGPISCDLLYRRVLGAWGIKRIGHRLRMRLDEIVKHMRPKCTVQDQTPFFWPRDVDPATYMRFRISEGDAERRDAADLPVQEVASAVQYILEGQISLPKEQLIRELARLFGYQRLGSAVETALERGVHEAIERGLVRWEPDRERVVYKGDMFR, translated from the coding sequence TTGGAAGAGCAAGCGCTGATTGAATTTAAGCTCGTCTATTGCAAGACAGTCAATTATGCCCTACAACAAAACCGAATACCGGTCATTCGCGAAGTGTATATCAGAAACCTCTCCTCTCGAGATTTGCATGGGGTCACGGTTTGTATCCGGAACACCGGGGGATTCGCCGACGAGTGGAGCACGTCCTTTGATCTGATTCCTGCCGGTGAATCCATCGTGCTGGGGCCAGTGGATTTGCGAGTTTCCCCGGGGGTGCTTGCCGAATTGACCGAGCGATTGGCGGAGGAATTGCAAGTTTCCGTCCTTCAAGGCGAAACTGTCCTGCATATTGAATCTTTTCCCATTGATCTGCTCGCCTTTGACGAATGGGGCGGATTGACGGCATTGCCGGAAATGATTTCGGCTTTCGTGACTCCCAATCATCCTGAAGTGCGGAGACTGATACGTACACCGGCCGACATTCTCGGTCAATGGATTTCAAGCCCTTCTTTTGATGGGTATCAATCTCAAGATCCGAATCGCGCCCGCATGCAAGTGGCGGCTATTTACCATACCATACAAAAAGAGGGCTTCACCTACGCTGTTCTCCCGCCCAGCTTTCAGGAGAGCGGACAGCGCGTTCGTCTTCCGGATACCATGAGTACATATCGAATGGGAAACTGCCTCGATATCACCCTCCTTTTCGCGGCTTGCCTCGAGGCGGCAGGACTACATCCGCTCATCGTGTTCGTGCAAGGGCATGCGTTCGTCGGTGCGTGGCTTGTAAAGGAAACGTTCCCAGAAAGTGTGCAGGATGATATCTCTTTATTGCGGAAACGCCTGGCAGACGGCGTGGGTGAAATCTGTGTTGTTGAGTCCACGGCGCTAACTTCCAAACCGCCGGTACCTTTTGAACAAGCCGAGCGGCTCGCGCAGATACATTTAATGGAAGAAGAAAAATTCGTCTGTTTTGTGGACGTCGCCCGATCGAGGGCGGACGGCATCCGCCCCCTTCCCCTTCGTGTGAAGACAGATGCGGGTTGGACTGTGGAAGAAGACACGGTGCAGGAGAACGTAGAGTTTGCTGTCCCCCGGATGATAGATATCTTTAAAACGCCCGTCGAGAATGATCAGGGGGTTCACCCCAAACAAAGGGAATGGGAACGTCGGCTCCTGGATCTATCGCTACGCAATTTGCTGCTGAACTTTCGCGGTAAGAAATCGACGATCCCTTTACTTATCTCAGAACTTGACGTGTTAGAGGATGTGTTGTCCCAGGGCCGGGAGTTTGAGCTTCATCCCGTTCCTGGCTTTGTAACCGAAAACCCGCAGAATCCCCAGCATTTTCGTCAGATCCAGCCGGGGAGCCAACTGGCCCAGATTGTTCAACAGGAGCTGGAGCACGGGCGGCTTCGTGCTGATTTGTCGGAGGTGGATCTGAAAGATCGCTGTGTTCACATCTATCGCTCCGCGAAATTATCCCTTGAAGAGCACGGTGCCAATACATTGTACCTGGCTCTCGGATTCTTAAAATGGTTTGAAACCGATGTTAGCGAGAAGCCGCGGTACGCGCCCATGGTCATGGTTCCCATTGACATCGTTCGTAAGCATCGAGGGGTCGGGTTTACGGTTCGCCGCCGGGATGAAGAAACCCAGTTTAACATCACGCTCCTGGAGCTGATGAAACAAGATCACGGGATAGTGATTGAAGGTCTCGATCCTCTGCCACGAGACGAGTCGGGGATTCATCTGCGCAAAGTTTTTACCCACGTCCGGCAGATGGTGATGAACAAGCGGCGTTGGGATGTGGAAGAAAGGGCTTGCATCGGCCTCTTTTCCTTTGGTCAGTTCGTGATGTGGAATGATCTACGGAACAGAACGGCCGATCTGGTTAAAAACCCGGTCGTCGCCAGCCTGATGTCCGGAAAGTTAGAGTGGCAACCTCTAGGGGTTTTTGACCGGCCGGATCGTCTTGAGGACACATATTCCCCCGACCAGTTGTTTGTCCCCATTGGCGCGGACGCCTCCCAGTTCCGGGCGGTGGCTGCGGCACACGAAGGCGAAAGTTTCGTTCTGCACGGACCACCGGGTACGGGGAAATCGCAAACCATCACCAACATCATCGCTGACGCTTTGGCCCAGGGGAAAACGGTCCTCTTTGTCGCTGCGAAAATGGCGGCCCTCACCGTGGTTCAGCGACGTCTTTCTGAACTCGGACTGGGTCCTTTCTGCCTCGAGCTTCACTCGACCAAGAATAACAAGCGGGCTGTGTTGGATCAGCTGCGGGTGGCGTTGGAACAGGGGAAAGTCCGCTCCGAAGTCGAATGGCAAGAGGAAGCGGAACGACTGGGCAAAATGAGGGCAGAGTTAAGCCGTCATGCCCGGGCATTGCACAGAAAGCACAGTCACGGTTTATCCATTTACGATGCTATTACATTATTCGATCGGGACCGGAACGCACCGGACGTCGTTCATGTGGACGGCCGTCTCGTCGACCGAATGTCTGTGGATCAGATGCAGGCATATTTGGACGCGGCAAATGAATTGCGGATTGCGGGGGAGGTGTGCGGGGGCCCGTGGGACCACCCGCTGAAAGAGATTCAACGGGCTGATTATTCAGCCGTTCTGAAATCCCAGGCAGAGGACGCTTTGCGTCATCTGGAACAAACTCTCGACGCCTGTAAGTCCGCCCTCCATGACCTCGTGCGGGCTCTGGACTGGAACGGTGCCCCTTCCTTGGCCCTCGAAGAAGCCGAACTGCTCCATCGGCTCTGCACGGTTCTGTTGGACGCGCCGGAGGTCTCGGCCCAGTTCATAACGTCGGGGGATTGGAAGAATTTGGTTGAAAATCTCCGGAGGGTTTCAGAGCACGGCGTGAATCGGGATTCATTGCGTGCTGATGTGTACAAAGACTACTTCCCGGAGGTTCTCGAATTCGACGCGGCGTCGGTGCTCAGGGAATGGCAAGAGGCCGGTCGCCTGGGCTGGATGTCACGTACACTCCGGCGGGCGCGGATTGCCAAAAGGGTTAAGCCATTTCTCGCAAAAGGCGGGAAGCCGGACAAGAATCGCCTGGAGCGAGACTTGATGAAGATTGTCCACCTGCAGGAAGAGGAGCGGGCGGTGCGCGAGTGGGGTGCGAAATATTCCGAGCTCCTCGGTGCTAACCTCTGGAATGACGGTGAGGCGGACTGGGAGGCGGTGCGGGGGGTTGCCCGCTGGAGGGAAAAACTGGCCCGGATATTCGATGCCTTTGCCGCGCAGCCAAGTGGCGGTGTGGGATTGCAAGAGGGAGTGGGACGGCTATTCCGAGATGGCACACAGGCATTTCTGGAACAACAAGGGTCCACCCTGAAAAACTTCATGGCCGTAAAGGAGGAGTTGGAGCAGTCCCGACAGCGAGTGTTCGAATTGTTGCAGATCGATTTGTCCGAGGACCTGGGGCGAGGGGAGAGGGCGGACTGGATTCGTCCTCTGCAACAGAAAACCAGGACCTGGTTGGGAAACATTGGGGGTCTACGCGAATGGTGTACGTTTCGTAAAGTTCGAAACAAGCTGGTCGATATGGGGCTTGCCTCTCTGGTGCAGGCATATGAAAATGGTACATTGCAGAATGACCAAATTGTTCCATCTTTTCGCCGTGCCTTGTATAAAGCGTGTGTAGAAAGTATGTTGCACCGCACTCCGGAGTTAGCCGAGTTTTCCAGTCAACTGTTCGAAGAACGCATTGGGCGGTTTACCCGCATGGTCGACCAGTACGAGGACTTGACACGGCAGGAAATCGCGGCCCGCCTGGCCAGACTTATCCCAAATCCCGGAGAGAAGGTCCACAACTCCTCTGAACTTGGGGTGTTGATGCGGGCAATCCGGGGTCACGGGCGCGGTGTGTCCCTGCGTAACTTATTTGGTCAGATTCCCAACGTATTGAACCGGGTTTGCCCGTGTATGTTAATGTCCCCTATATCCGTCGCCCAGTATCTCGATCCCGCGGCACCACCTTTTGACCTCGTCATTTTTGACGAAGCCTCACAAGTTCCCACCTGTGAGGCGGTGGGTGCCATGGCCCGGGGGCGGAACGTTATCGTGGTAGGGGATCCGAATCAACTTCCGCCTACGAGTTTCTTCACGTCAACAAACCGGGATTCCGAGGATAAGGACCTTTCCGAGGATTTGGAGAGCGTTTTGGACGATTGTCTGGCCATCGGAATGCCGCAAGGATTCTTGCTGTGGCATTATCGAAGCCGTCGCGAAGGACTGATTTCATTTAGCAACCGCCATTATTATGACAACAAATTGCTCACATTTCCCTCCCCCGATGAACTTGTGCCCAGTGTGAAACGCGTACATGTGGACGGGTTTTATGATCGCGGGCGGACGAAGCAGAACCGGGCGGAAGCCGTTGCGGTGGTGGATGAGATCCTGCGGCGCCTTCGCGACCCCGAACTGCGAAAACATAGCATTGGCGTCGTGACGTTTAACCTTCCGCAGAAGAATCTGATCGAGGATCTTTTGGATGAGGCGTTTGCCAGGGAACCGGATCTAGAATCTGTCGCCGCCGGGATGCACGAGCCCCTACTTATTAAAAACCTGGAAAATGTTCAGGGCGACGAAAGGGACGTCATTCTCTTTTCGATCGGATATGGTCCGGATGAGACGGGACACGTCACCATGAACTTTGGGCCGCTGAACCGCGAGGGCGGATGGAGGCGCCTGAATGTGGCCGTCTCCCGGGCCCGCGAGGAAATGATCGTATTTTCAACATTGAGACCCGAGCATATGGAGGGCTCTAGGATTCATTCCCGGGGCGTGGCCGGACTGAAAGCATTCCTCGAATATGCGGAGAGAGGAAGAACGGCTTTGGCGCTGCCCGTGACATCCCAAGCGCGCCTTGCCGATGGGTTGGAGAGAAACGTTGCAGAACGGCTCCGAGGTCTGGGATATTCCGTTCACGAACACGTGGGGACATCCGGGTTTCGGGTCGATCTGGCAATCGTGGATCCCCGCGACCCCGGCAGGTATTTGCTGGGCATTCTCGCAGACGGTCACACCTACCACCGCGCCGATATGACGAGAGATCGTGAGGTCCTGCGCCCACGAATGCTGAACCAATTGGGCTGGAACATTTATCGCATTTGGTCTATGGACTGGTGGGAAAATCTGGACATGGTTCTTCAGGGGATACAACAGGCCATTCGGGAGGCAGAAACTAAGACAAGGCAACCTGGTGCCACGAGGGTACAACAGACTGACGAGCCCGCCAAGGGAAAAAACGGGCAACTTCAGCCCGCGACTTTTGACGCTCCGATTTCTCGCCAAGAGTCCGATCCCGGGCGGGCGATCAATCAACAATCCTCGTCCGCGCTGGCGGATCCCGTACTGCGTACAACAAAAGGCAAGTTCGCAGTCTATCAGCCCGTTGTCCTGGAACGGGTGCCCTTTACCATCGACGACTTCTTTGCCGAATCGAATACTCGTCTGATCAAGGAACAACTGTCGAAGGTGATTGAAGGGGAAGGTCCGATAAGTTGTGACCTGCTATATCGCCGGGTGCTGGGCGCTTGGGGAATTAAGCGGATTGGCCACCGATTGCGGATGCGATTGGACGAGATTGTAAAACATATGCGCCCCAAGTGTACCGTCCAAGACCAAACGCCGTTCTTCTGGCCGAGGGATGTCGATCCCGCTACCTATATGCGGTTTCGCATCAGCGAGGGGGATGCCGAACGCCGGGACGCTGCTGACTTGCCCGTTCAAGAAGTGGCATCGGCGGTCCAATATATTCTCGAAGGCCAGATCAGTTTGCCCAAAGAGCAACTGATTCGGGAACTCGCAAGGCTGTTCGGGTATCAGCGCCTAGGGTCTGCGGTGGAAACCGCACTGGAACGGGGTGTGCATGAGGCTATCGAACGCGGCCTCGTCCGCTGGGAGCCCGACAGAGAACGGGTTGTGTACAAGGGAGACATGTTCCGCTGA
- a CDS encoding ABC transporter permease, whose translation MSNKGKQGQSSFQWNRFVAIVRKEFLQIRRDPASLAIALAMPLLMLLLFGYAVNTDVDHLSMGVWDQAKTAQSRELVQNLTNTGYFDERYQVEGYGELQGLMDSGQIKVGLVIPRDYSKALDTWQPVDVQVLVDGTDPNAARTALANAQLILQNRAMEEQQAQLSAEGLGNVQIPIQVQARVLYNPNMKSLLFNIPALIGLIMQNVTAILTAFTIVRERERGTMEQLIVTPVRPSELIVGKLTPYVLIGMFSFVLVLAAGTAWFGVPVKGSVGLLLILSLLFLVTALAIGILISTVAKTQLQAMQMAFAFILPSVLLSGFIFPRETMPLVIQWIGAVIPLTYFLEILRGIFLKGIGIGQLWQDTVSLAIFAVLFCTVAVLRFRKRLD comes from the coding sequence ATGAGCAACAAAGGGAAACAGGGTCAATCGTCCTTCCAGTGGAATCGCTTTGTGGCCATTGTGCGGAAAGAATTCTTACAAATCCGGCGGGACCCCGCGAGCCTGGCCATCGCTTTGGCCATGCCGTTGTTGATGCTGCTCCTGTTCGGATACGCCGTGAACACCGACGTGGACCACCTGTCGATGGGGGTGTGGGATCAGGCCAAGACCGCGCAAAGTCGGGAGTTGGTGCAAAATCTGACCAACACGGGGTATTTTGACGAGCGATATCAAGTGGAGGGGTATGGGGAGCTCCAGGGGTTGATGGACAGCGGTCAAATCAAAGTGGGACTGGTGATTCCCCGGGACTACAGCAAGGCTTTGGACACCTGGCAACCGGTGGACGTGCAGGTCCTGGTGGACGGGACGGACCCGAACGCCGCCCGGACAGCCCTGGCCAATGCCCAATTGATTCTCCAGAATCGGGCGATGGAGGAACAACAAGCCCAGTTGTCGGCGGAGGGTCTCGGTAATGTTCAGATTCCCATTCAGGTGCAAGCCCGGGTGCTCTACAATCCGAACATGAAGAGTCTGCTCTTTAACATCCCGGCACTGATCGGCCTGATCATGCAAAATGTCACGGCGATTCTGACCGCCTTTACGATTGTCCGGGAGCGGGAGCGGGGGACCATGGAGCAGCTGATCGTCACTCCGGTGAGGCCGAGCGAGTTGATCGTGGGGAAACTGACGCCTTACGTCCTCATCGGAATGTTTTCCTTTGTCTTGGTGTTGGCTGCGGGTACCGCCTGGTTTGGCGTGCCGGTCAAAGGAAGTGTGGGGCTGTTGCTGATCCTGAGCCTGCTGTTCTTGGTCACCGCTTTGGCGATCGGGATCTTGATCTCCACCGTGGCCAAAACCCAGCTCCAGGCGATGCAGATGGCTTTCGCTTTCATCCTGCCGAGCGTGTTGTTGTCCGGGTTTATTTTTCCCCGGGAGACCATGCCCCTGGTGATCCAGTGGATCGGGGCGGTGATCCCACTGACCTATTTTCTCGAAATCCTGCGGGGGATCTTCTTGAAAGGAATCGGAATCGGGCAACTCTGGCAGGATACGGTGAGCCTGGCGATTTTCGCGGTGCTGTTTTGTACGGTCGCCGTTCTGCGTTTCCGCAAGCGGTTGGATTGA
- a CDS encoding TetR/AcrR family transcriptional regulator, with translation MRKSRRPDVLYFRCKCKLTVRCSPLADKMEQILKAARNVFIEKGYEKGTTMEIAKAAGVAELTLFRKFGSKRNLFLAAFKPYIERRFIPDILETAEECESPIFFRRLLQNRLMFISHHTPVLRMLIAESLLHRLPPEIDLPKLIIKEVGRAVEWHFNARGIKTSAEPAMRLLYGIFLGHIVQPTDPPFHVLSPEEQETLVERYTAAILTLIRRTP, from the coding sequence ATGAGGAAAAGCCGGCGGCCCGATGTGTTATACTTCCGATGTAAGTGCAAACTTACGGTGAGGTGTTCACCTTTGGCGGATAAAATGGAACAAATCCTTAAGGCAGCGCGGAACGTATTCATCGAAAAAGGATATGAAAAAGGCACCACAATGGAGATCGCTAAAGCGGCCGGCGTGGCCGAGTTGACGTTGTTTCGTAAATTCGGGAGCAAACGCAACCTGTTTTTAGCGGCATTCAAGCCTTATATCGAGCGACGTTTCATTCCCGACATCTTAGAAACCGCCGAGGAATGCGAATCACCTATATTTTTTCGGCGTTTGCTTCAGAACCGATTGATGTTCATCTCCCATCACACGCCGGTGCTCCGCATGTTGATCGCCGAGAGTCTCCTCCACCGCCTGCCGCCGGAAATCGATCTTCCAAAACTTATCATTAAAGAAGTCGGTCGGGCCGTCGAATGGCATTTCAATGCGCGTGGAATCAAAACGTCGGCCGAACCGGCGATGCGACTTTTATACGGCATTTTTCTCGGACACATCGTTCAGCCGACCGACCCTCCCTTTCACGTGCTGTCACCTGAAGAACAGGAGACCCTCGTTGAGCGGTACACCGCGGCCATTTTAACGCTGATCCGGCGAACACCGTAG
- a CDS encoding ABC transporter ATP-binding protein, producing MSDSSTSDQQAVRFEQVSKTFVTARGPVRALRGISGEVPAGAILTLVGPSGSGKSTLLSLVNLMVTPDEGRVFVFGREARTWDPPALRRTAALVFQRPPVVPGSVRDNLSLGARLQGRPLDHPEDFLEMVGLPRELLDQDARELSGGQLQRLGLARALVLEPRILLLDEVTSALDPSAVREVETFLTDLCHSRGVTILWVTHDLDQARRVGDWTWLMAAGEIIEAKATEDFFMQPDNPLTLRFLAGGHIQPGETSETFTTKGGSV from the coding sequence GTGTCAGACAGCAGCACATCCGATCAACAGGCAGTCCGGTTTGAACAGGTGTCCAAAACGTTTGTAACCGCCCGGGGTCCGGTGAGGGCTCTTCGCGGGATCAGCGGGGAGGTGCCTGCCGGGGCGATCCTCACCTTGGTGGGGCCGTCGGGATCTGGCAAAAGTACGTTATTGTCATTGGTCAACTTGATGGTCACGCCGGATGAGGGCCGGGTGTTCGTGTTCGGCCGGGAGGCCCGGACCTGGGATCCACCTGCTCTCCGGCGCACCGCCGCCCTGGTATTTCAGCGGCCTCCCGTGGTTCCTGGCTCGGTGCGGGACAACCTGAGTCTCGGCGCCCGGCTTCAGGGCCGACCCCTCGATCACCCGGAAGACTTCTTGGAAATGGTAGGGCTGCCCAGGGAGCTCCTCGATCAGGATGCCCGGGAATTATCCGGCGGTCAGTTGCAACGGCTGGGCCTCGCCCGGGCACTGGTGTTGGAACCGCGCATTCTGTTGTTGGACGAAGTCACCTCCGCCCTGGATCCCTCTGCGGTGCGGGAGGTGGAGACTTTTCTGACCGATCTTTGTCATTCTCGCGGGGTGACGATCCTCTGGGTCACCCACGATCTGGACCAGGCCCGGCGGGTGGGGGATTGGACCTGGCTCATGGCGGCCGGGGAGATTATCGAGGCCAAAGCCACGGAGGATTTTTTTATGCAGCCCGACAATCCTCTCACCCTTCGGTTCTTGGCGGGCGGACACATTCAACCGGGCGAAACGTCTGAGACATTTACGACAAAAGGGGGGTCTGTATGA
- a CDS encoding ABC transporter ATP-binding protein produces MSRIEGNAAGGASQDPAITCTDLTKQFGSRTAVDRVSLTIPRGAIYGFLGPNGSGKSTTIRMLCGVLTPTSGTGRVLGYDIVRDAEEIKARIGYMSQRFSLYEELTVMENLDFYARIYGLSGPRVRERKEELIALAGLTGREKQRAGSLSGGWKQRLALSCALLHEPELLILDEPTAGVDPVSRRVFWNLIHDLAKTGVTVLVSTHYMDEAETCDRIGFIFFGKLLVDGTPEELKRQFGTSTLDDVFIQLVSSQEHPLGDGGGAA; encoded by the coding sequence ATGAGCCGCATCGAAGGAAATGCGGCCGGGGGCGCAAGTCAGGACCCGGCCATCACCTGTACGGATCTGACGAAACAGTTCGGTTCCCGGACGGCCGTGGATCGGGTTTCTCTCACCATTCCTCGGGGGGCGATTTACGGTTTTCTCGGTCCGAACGGATCGGGAAAATCCACCACCATCCGGATGCTCTGCGGGGTGCTGACCCCGACCTCAGGAACCGGCCGGGTGCTGGGCTACGATATCGTTCGGGATGCCGAGGAGATCAAGGCCCGAATCGGCTACATGTCCCAGCGGTTCAGCCTCTACGAGGAGCTGACGGTGATGGAGAACCTCGATTTTTACGCCCGAATCTACGGGCTCTCCGGACCCCGGGTCCGAGAGCGCAAGGAGGAACTGATCGCCCTGGCAGGTCTGACCGGCCGGGAGAAACAGCGGGCCGGCTCCCTCTCCGGCGGTTGGAAGCAGCGGCTGGCCCTCTCCTGTGCCCTCCTTCATGAGCCCGAGTTGCTGATCCTCGATGAACCCACCGCCGGCGTCGATCCCGTATCGAGGAGAGTTTTCTGGAATTTGATCCACGACCTGGCCAAAACCGGGGTCACCGTCCTGGTGAGTACCCATTACATGGACGAGGCCGAAACCTGCGACCGGATCGGGTTTATTTTCTTCGGGAAACTGCTGGTGGACGGAACGCCGGAAGAACTCAAGCGGCAATTCGGGACCTCGACCTTAGATGATGTGTTTATCCAACTCGTTTCCTCCCAGGAACACCCTCTGGGCGATGGAGGGGGCGCTGCATGA
- a CDS encoding HlyD family secretion protein — protein sequence MLDIHLHGIVRRDEMDAAKEENAMHTSLRLPLVAVLLSLVLTGCGQSETPVYSGTIEGTEIPIQTEVGGTVQSLPVAEGASVKKGQLLVALDDQSYQLQVQGAGAGVDAALAALRDAEAGSRAQEIAAAMAAVDQTRALADQSAANSKAAGEQVNALIANQSQLMSNLKGAQDTLAYQQQQLARVQALQQAGAATQEQVDAAQQAVNQAQTQVDNLQAQLQGIQAQIRQAQNAQAAAQSGYASALANERSAQAKLDLLKAGATDQHLKQLIAMKDQADAKLAEARLQLEKTRVLAPADGILLRRDVEVGQVVKPGATLGMLLKTNELKVVIYIPEADLGRVKLGQPAAIRVDAYPGETFSGRVSVIADRAEFTPKNVQTPDERAKMVFAVTVEITSGLDRLRAGMPADVVLGGPAGGAS from the coding sequence ATGCTGGACATCCACCTCCATGGGATTGTGCGTCGCGACGAGATGGACGCTGCAAAGGAGGAAAATGCCATGCACACGAGCCTCCGTCTGCCCTTGGTTGCGGTCCTGCTGAGTCTTGTCCTCACGGGGTGCGGCCAGTCCGAGACGCCGGTGTATTCCGGCACCATCGAGGGCACCGAGATCCCCATTCAAACCGAGGTGGGCGGGACTGTTCAGAGCCTGCCCGTGGCCGAAGGGGCATCCGTCAAAAAGGGCCAGCTGCTGGTCGCCTTGGATGACCAATCGTATCAACTTCAGGTACAGGGGGCAGGGGCCGGCGTGGACGCCGCTCTCGCCGCCCTTCGGGACGCCGAGGCCGGGAGCCGGGCCCAGGAAATCGCCGCCGCCATGGCCGCCGTCGATCAAACCCGGGCCCTGGCCGATCAGTCCGCCGCCAACAGCAAAGCCGCCGGGGAACAAGTGAACGCGTTGATCGCCAACCAGAGTCAGTTGATGAGCAACCTCAAAGGGGCCCAGGATACCTTGGCTTACCAGCAACAACAGCTCGCCCGGGTCCAGGCCCTGCAACAGGCCGGGGCGGCCACCCAAGAGCAGGTGGATGCCGCCCAGCAGGCGGTCAATCAGGCCCAGACCCAGGTGGATAACCTCCAGGCTCAGCTTCAAGGCATTCAGGCCCAGATCCGCCAAGCGCAGAATGCCCAGGCCGCCGCCCAGAGCGGATACGCCTCGGCTCTGGCCAATGAACGCTCCGCCCAGGCCAAGCTCGACCTGCTCAAAGCCGGGGCTACCGACCAGCATCTCAAACAGTTGATCGCCATGAAAGATCAGGCGGACGCGAAACTGGCCGAGGCCCGACTTCAACTGGAGAAAACCCGGGTCCTCGCCCCGGCGGACGGCATCCTGTTGCGCCGAGACGTGGAGGTGGGCCAAGTGGTCAAACCCGGGGCCACCCTAGGGATGCTTCTGAAAACGAACGAGCTAAAAGTGGTTATTTACATACCCGAAGCAGATTTGGGCCGGGTGAAACTGGGTCAACCGGCCGCCATACGGGTGGACGCCTATCCCGGGGAAACGTTCTCCGGCCGGGTTTCCGTCATCGCCGACCGGGCGGAGTTTACGCCGAAAAATGTGCAGACACCCGATGAGCGCGCCAAGATGGTGTTTGCGGTGACGGTGGAGATCACGTCGGGCCTGGACCGGTTGCGGGCGGGGATGCCTGCGGATGTGGTCCTGGGCGGTCCGGCGGGAGGTGCGTCATGA